The genomic stretch TCTATTGTAATAAGAGTTTTTGAGGAACATTTATGATTTAGTAGGCTTTGTAACCACCAGAATGAAAGTTCAGTAATTCTGAAGACCTGAATTGCTTGGATATAAATTATACGCACTGCTGCACCTATACTTTTTTGTTCTAGAACGGTCTTCCCCAAGCTTCTTGCTTGTGATATACTTTTTTGTTGGCCCACTGTATGCAGACCATCTTTTCTAGAAGAAAATAAAGCTGAAAGTGATATCGTAGCTAAGAAGATATTCCCATAGTTTTATTTCCTTTCTTGTCACTAATCCTCATAAAAATAAAGTATTCTTGAATTTGGTTTGGCTGTACATATCTTCTTTCTAGGATTGATTCTTTCATCACTTTAAAACTAAGGCAACAAAACAAAGCGCTTTATGGAATTGTTGAATGATGTCAGTATGAGAATATAGGAAACCAGGGCATAGACACTGCCCTACCACTTTATTGATGGATTTGTTCTTTAGCTCAAAACACATTTTCTGTAAAGTATGAAACATAATTTAGTTACATATGGATTGTGATGGTAAAATAAAATTGAGAGCAATATTAATAATTGTATGTTGGAACTCAGAAGGTTAATCCAGTTTCTACTTGAATACTTGGAGTGCGAACTTGTTAAACAATTTATCAATTTTCCAACAGGTACTACTCCACGTATGGACATGTTGGCAAACTAGCTGAAGAGATCAAGAAAGGTGCCTCATCTATTGAAGGTGTTGAGGCTAAAATATGGCAGGTAAGCCCTCATCATGAATGGGTATTTCTGCACTTGTCTGGCTGAAGCACCCCGAGACTCGTACATAAGATGTTTGGAATGAACAGTTCATGAATGCAAATCTGGATATGAATTGCTGATACCACCTTTTTTCCCCCCTTTCTGAAGGTCCCTGAAACTCTCCCTGAGGAAGTGCTTGGAAAGATGGGCGCACCCCCTAAGCCTGATGTGCCAGTCATCACACCGCAAGAACTTGCAGAAGCTGATGGAATCCTCTTCGGGTTTCCAACAAGGTTTGGAATGATGGCAGCGCAAATGAAGGCGTTCTTCGATGCTACTGGTGGGCTCTGGAGGGAGCAGAGCCTTGCTGGCAAGCCTGCCGGCATCTTCTTCAGCACTGGAACCCAGGGTGGTGGCCAAGAGACTACACCGTAAGTACCAGTGCACGCATGGTTACAATTACATGAGCACCAGGCCTGATGTCCAAAGTTTATGAGACCAACATTTCGTTTGTTACTCTTTTCATTCAGGTTGACCGCGATTACCCAGTTGACACACCACGGCATGGTGTTTGTGCCTGTGGGCTACACCTTCGGCGCCAAGCTGTTCGGCATGGACCAGGTTCAGGGTGGCAGCCCCTATGGTGCTGGCACGTTCGCTGCCGACGGCTCGAGGTGGCCGAGTGAGGTGGAGCTCGAGCACGCCTTTCACCAGGGGAAGTACTTCGCAGGCATCGCCAAGAAGCTCAAGGGTTCTGCTTGATCTGCACATACCCTTCTCAGATACCGTAAAACATTTACAGATTCGTCATACCCATCAATAGATCGGTCTGTTCTTATGTGGCTCATTGGAACTCCTGCCGTATGATATGGTTTTTCATGCTCTGGTGACTTGGTTGTAATCTGGAGTTGGACTATTGTGTTTCTGTCGCTTAAATTTCGATGATTGCTCAACTAAACGACTTGCCGCTGGTTGATCTGTGATGTCATGTGTTCAGCCAACTTGATGGCCGAAGCAACTGCAGCTAGGTTGTTACTTGTTAGGTTACCTTCCTGTCAGATGTCACAGCTCTCCAATCGAAAGGCTACTGAGAACGATTGTAACTTCTGTGACTGAAATGCAGATAGGACTGGATAAGGGACGTGCAGTAGCTATGCGCCTATGCCTGTCTTCCCAGCATGCGGATGCCTAACGAGCCGGTTTCTTTCAGCATGAAAGCCGATGCTGAAGCCCGGCCTATGTCAAAGTTACCAGGCCAGGCAGGCAGGCCGAAATTGTGCTCGGTCTCGGCCTGTCCCATGTTTCTTTTGCCACTAGCCTACTACTGGCAGGTGCCAACCAACGACATCCAAATATATGAAGCACTGCACGTGGCAGTGACCTCACTCTGACGATGTAGTGAGATCGCCTAAATAGAGGCCACCCTTGTGTTGTGTCTAGATGTACTCGAGTGCTGCTTTCGGGCGTGGGTTCTCCGCTTTGGCCTTCTTCCAGGTGACGCACTCGCTAATACAGTAATGCGTTTAATCAGCACTAAAAAGTACGTGATCATGGTGACGCATCCACTCGCTAAGCTACTCGTATAGATCAAGTCTGCACCACGCAAACGCAAATAGGAGGGCATTTGCACCACCTGTGCTCGGCGATCGAAGCACTGTAGTCTGTAAAGCAAGCACGAACTCCATGAGGATTATTGGCGCATGGCCGCATGGGTGGATGCCTGCCGGTGCCGGCCGCCGGTGGGAGGGTCAAGCGCCGCCGTTTGGCCTGACGCGTGCACGCGCGCGCGAGAACCATGCCACCAGCTCACCATAGCGCACTTTTGCAGCGAAACGCCACAACTTTGAACAGGCCGgcgggcggccggcggcggcaggcGGCAGCTGCGCCGCAGGCAGGCGATTGTGTGCTGACCGGACTCCAGAGCTTGGATGACTGGACCTGGACATCACCTGAACAGTGCAGGGACCCCATTCCATCCCATGTGTGCTGATGTGCACTAGTACTAAGCTGCACTAGCTCGATCGGCGTTGCCATTGTGGCTGCTAGAAAGAAGAACTCGGCCAAAAGCCGGAGCAGTAGCTGGCTATATATGGTCGGTTACCCATTACTGCTGCATGCTGCGTGCAAGAATATTCCTGAACGTATGCTGCAAAAGCTCCCGGGCCTCGACCCGGAAGGAGGGGATAACATATATACACCACGCCCTGACCACAGCGACCAGAGAAAAACTAGCAAAATTATTATTGTTAAAACGCAACCAACCTCAAGATGGCAATGGGGACCCGAAACCCGATTTTCCGCGGGGAATTCCTCTACTGGGGATCGGGGATGGGAGAGATTTACTCCCCACGGGGAGACTAATGGGGAAAATTCCCTCCCCATCGGGTCTGGCGGGTTCGGGGATGTTCCCTATGTCCCCGTACCCGAAACCCGCGTACCCGTCccgttaattaataaatacaaaTATATAGAATATGGATGCAGAGGGACTATGATTGAGAAACTAAGAATGTGACTAGTTGTATGCTATGATTATGATGTGTGTATGAACTTTAGATCACAATTGATAATCGTGTCTTAGTCATGCTTATTGTTCTATTGCCTTTATCTTGTTTAGTGTCGGGTACGGGGATCCCCATCGGGGACCAATTCTCCGCGGGGAACGGGGATGGGAGAAAAATGTTTCCCAATGGCCTtggcggggacggggacggggaaaTTTTCCCCCCACGGGGACGGGGATGGTGGGTCAATTCCCGACGGGGAATTCCCCATTGCCATCTTGACAACCAACGCAACAGCACTAGATACACAAATCTGTTCGCTTTCCACAAGGGGCGCCTTGTTATATACCCTCTCCATTTCAAAAATGTAAGGTGTTTAATTCTATTACAAgtcattttttttctaattttgatcaaatttataaaataatatatGAGCATTTACAATACCAAATAAATACATATTTCATGTCGGATTTAACGAAACAAATTTGACGTTGGTGTTTTTTTTACAAACTTGGTCGATATTATAGTAcaagaatttgatttaggaTAAAATTTAAAAACACACTAAACATTTAGGAATGAAGGAGTACTAGATTGCATGGCGAGCGCACGCAGAGATGAGAGAGGGTGGGGGTGGTGGTGGGGGGTGGGGGACTGGGGGGCGTGTTTGATAAGTGAAAAACATATACTGATATCACCAATAcacaacagaaaaaaaaatactgaaAAGGTGTTGGGGATCGTCCAATGTTGTGGTTGTCATAAAATGCTTGGCTCTTTTCTTAAAACTTCACTATGTTTATGGACCCTAGCTCGTCATTATAACTTAGTAAAATTGCAAGCCGGAGGACATAAACAGAACTGAATTTGCATGATCCGGGTTGGCCTTGCTTACCCACTACCCAGTATAATCAGGGCCTGGCCCTTCATTTAATTTGAGTTTTCACAGCTGAGAGTAGCGTGCATATATGTTTAGGTAAAATCTCGGTCTTATAGACGGCTGATGAAGGCCTTGTAGCCCTTGGACTGAGCAAGTCGTCAGCGAACCAAATTACAACGCCCGTCCATATATGGATCGCCATCTCTGATATATATAGCCATCAAATCAAACACACCTATAATTGACTCCATTGCACTGTATGGCAAAAGGTATGAATTATGAACATCTTTCTGGGAATTCAATGAACAAAATATACTGAAATTTAGTCCCTGAATGGCCGGATCGAAATAGTTATACATCCATCGTATTTGCAACTGATCTTTTTTTTTCCCAATCCGCTAACAAAGTATATACTCGTCTGTGTGTGGCGAATATATAGTTTACAATTCCTTCGTCTAAAAAAGTGCTAGTACGCAGTCCTACTAGATAAAAAACCAATTGAAATTGGGGAATGTATAGTCTTTTACGAAACTAGACAAATTAAGTAAacttatttttgaaaagaattaAGTAAACTTATTGATTTGGCACTTATCCTTTTTGAGCGCATACATACTTCCAGTAATAGATAAGAATCATTGCCATGCTGCCATGACTGTTGTCAGCTATCTGCACTAATACCTCCTGCTAGCTTTTGCTTTGAAATAATTTTGGCACCTGCCCTAccttttcccttccaacgcCAACCAATTCATACTACACAGTGCTAATTATATATAGCTGTCATGAATTATTTGCTTGCAAAGTTGCATATATATGAGTATAGATGCCCCATACACGGCCTCAATTCATCATTCTCTTTTGCACCTGATCCAACATGTGTTATATATACTTAGCCTGTCGTAGAAGACCACCAGTCGGCAGTACCTATTATCATATATATCCATCGATCTTTTCCCTTGCAAAACATCCTTCGATTGCTTGCTTGGGCGACATCATAACTTCTTGCTTTTCGTCTCATCAAGCGCTACTTAGCTTGCTACTAAAACTGGTCGATCACCATCTGTACAAAACTTAGTTTGATAAGAACATATGCATGATCGAGTTTGCTTTGCTTTAGCTTCAGAACActcttttcgtttgtttgtaattcAGACGAGTACACGTTGCTGTTATTAGCACGTGTACTCTCTACCAATGCAAGCTAACTAGTTACAGTAATGTTTCTCTACCGGAATGTGCCTCCAAATGTAGGGTGCCAGAACTCAGGCGTCTCGGCCGCCACCGTGTACGTGCTCGCCACTGGGACAAGGCACAGGCCTCGGCTCCGTAGATCTTGCTTCGTGTCACCGTTGTCCTTGGAATCCTCAGAGCCCTATAGTTCAGGAGAGAAATGATATAAACACAAAGGCCGCTAGTTGTTTTCATTAATTATCAAGGAACTGCTAGAAGCAAAAAAGTTGATATATATACCTTGTGCTGGAATTGCTTCATGGGAATCCCATTTTTCAAGTAGGGAGAGCTCAGCGACTGCGGATATGGTATGTCGCAAGATATGATTGGGATTAGGGCCAAAATAGATTAAACAAAATTTGCATTGGCATTTATAAGATATACTCACCGCAACTTGGTCGTGAAGGAATTTGATGTATTCGATGGCCTCGTGAAGAACCGATGCGGTATCAGTCTAAAGTATATGACCCATAACCATGCATAAGATTGATCCGTCAGGTCATTATCCAAGATGAGTTCTAGCATTACTTGTCCTCTCATATGCTAATTGCAACGGCGAGGAATGTGAGGGAATTGACGACGCAGAACAGAAAGAACTAATACCTTTCCAAAAGGCGAGACTAGTTGCTGGAGCGCAGTGATTCTGTCCCCTAGTTTCTCTTTCCTCACCTGCAGCGCGCAAAAGCAAACATGAAAAGAGAGAAAACATTTAGCAGTCCAGCTGACTCTAAGCTCATCATCCATCGATGCACCAGACGGAAATCTGAAATGTCATTCATCAAAAGCTAGGAACAAAAAGAGACACAACAGCCAACTGCTGAAAGATTAAAAAAGAAACCAACTCGGATCGCTCTTCACCTTAAAAGTCGGCAGCGGCGACGGCGCCTCGATCCGTGGCCTTTTCGCAGCGGTAGTAGGCGGCTCGGggacgcttttcctcgtcgcCGGTGGTGGAGAGCAGTCGTCCTGCTGGACAGACAGACATGGAATTGGAGTGTAAGCGAAACTGAGCGCTATGACTTGGCGAAACCCTAGATAGATAGCAGCTATGAACTCATCAAGAATTCTAGCTAGATTCGTGACTCTGATGCATGTCTCTCCTAATTACCTTCACCGTCGTCAGAGAGTTAGCGTTGGCGCTGCGGCTATTGGGCTTATTAGCCGCCTGCAAGGCCTGCAAGAGAAGGTGGGACGGCAGCGGGCCACCGAAAGGCAGGTAACTGCCGGCGGACAAGTACTGCATCGGCGCGCCGACGCCGACACCTTGCATCGGCGTAGACGCCGTCGCCGGCACCGAGGTCTTGAGCAGCTGGGAAGAAAACTGCATCGACGCCGCCGTGGCGTCATAGGTGACCGAGGACTCGCTGTCTCCGTACATCGAAATGTTGTGCACCGCCGCCGTGCCGTCGAATAGAGCTTGAGCTTGCGATGGGTCCGTGCCGtagggcgacggcgacggcgatagCTGCGCCTGCTGGTCGACCAAGAAGCTGCCGGCACTCATGTCGCCGTCCCTGATTAGTGGATCGTTCATCGCGGGGGGTTGTTCTTGGAGCACGGCTTGGAAGCTGGTATCACTCCTCCCGCTCCTGATTAAAGCTCATGCAAGATCGGATGCTTAATTCATTAGTTACCCCCACCATGAAGCTAGAAACCCCAGAACACATGGATGCGAAGGATGGACGACGACGAagctatatatatgtatagcTAACTTACAAGAAGGCTTGCGTCCAGTCCATGTGAGGATCACCGAGAGACGAGGCGGCATCAGACAGAGGCTGCTGATGGGTGGAGCTCCTGTAGGGGTCCTGGAAGGTTACGGAGCTCGTCGACTCAGCGgcggctgcggtgggggaggtcCAGCCGCAGGCCACCCTGCCGCCCGTGACcgtgagcggcggcggcgcggcggccgaGCACGCCGACGCGCCGTGACTCCTGTGAGAGGTACTCTCCCACCACTGGTCGGCCATGGATGGGAGTGATGGAAGATCTCGATCCCTGGCTCTTCTTGCGGTGCTTGCTTCGCTCGAGGTGTGGTGTGGCAGAAAGGTGAATTGAACGGGAGGAAAGGGAGGAGGGGAATCTGGATATATATGAATGAAGGGTTCAGCGCCGTGTGCGTCGAGCATCAATCAAACTATGGTGGTGGACTTGTATAGAGGGAGGCAGGAGGCTGACCTTTGGGGTGGGACCCAATGGAGTAGTAGCTAATACACAGTAATCATGTCATGAGCGGTCTTACattccctttttcttttcttagtaATGTTTTGTCAAAATATTAGGTGGTAAGGTTCTATTATTGATTATGTCCAGTTATCGGAAATACCCTTTCATCTTAATAAAACACGGAACGTAAAAGCCCGTTCATGGAAAAAAATTATCGAAAATACTGCACCCAACCAAGAGACTCTCTATATTATTTCTAACTACTAGTAATAAAGATTTTGATAAAAAATATTCTCCAacaacttatttatttatttggttATCCAAATATAGCCATATTCATTCTGCATTTTTTGCTAGCCTAAAATACCATAGAAATCGgttttttatgtgaataactcTCCAAATAATGATTTAAAGTGAGCTTTAGAAAAACTATTAAAGATGCTCTATTTATCCATGTTTGTCTTTTAATCTTTTTGTTTCTTTCTGGAGACATACGTACTACTAATctatgtcacacccatattttaagaacaaaataggatgcataaaagactcatatgtgccccagaaacagtcgcacacataagtagacaaatctcaaatgtaccattgcagtgttcattacatagcgaaacataagaaatcacatagtcttatacataaatgatagcaATATGTAAACAACGCTCGACGGAAGCtctacacagggacactgttgactggttgactccaaacctagtactcatagcggtaatcctcattccagtcatcttcattatcatatcctgaggtgttgggaaattgcaagagtgagcacatatcgtactcaacaagtataaccaggggttcatgaggctcaaatagctgacactggtttgactgcatttagcttttaatagtggatagcatgttcataatgaaatagcaattgtcaaggaagcataaataatccattaatcacataatcaagtgtaagcataattaactcatagcataaacaataatcaaataaacataataacataacaagctcatcatcttaatgtagatgtccccaaggccgctcctgaccgtgagctcggctagtataccagttttacactctgcagaggttgtacatctttacccatgagtcatgatttaccctttcgcccgaggcccgtcgacctcttaacccactaccaaggaaggtcggcagggatcactatgaagcctttcaaaagttcgtctaacaagttagggccgcaaggtttcctttgcgcgcagatatagagccccccttccgatggcacaatgactcgcagcctatactcatacagacagaggccacactatacccaaaacggttcagcccctccgccctttcgggtaaccgctaacaagctagaaaagggcttcatactgagctaaagccagagccataatagccctcatggttgcactgttatcccgggtgatcacgtacagacaagatctcatacagttatttgtcattcttttatgttcattgcatagctattaatcatcttacaagatcatggattatatcaagcactagcacatctgcaccaaatgcatatcaagtaggtagcaaggaatacaggtaacaattgtctatgattttgctaaggtcatcaaggtggacacatgcatatgataaatattgtattaattgtgtataggtaacaaggatgatcccaagttatacttgccttgatcaaagctctcctgagcctgctggtcttcaaatacttgatcttgagcaccaacgtacggctcaccgtctaatcccaatcatcaatcaacaacacgcaatccaatgtagacaatcatacacgaagcaaacaagatataattagaacaatacaccaaacagtggtaaaaccaatataaaagtttatcaaaattttctacgcagcgctacgatcacacaaacgtaaagttcacgaaaatcggaattaaaacgtgagagatatgaattttctaagatttcctataaagaaataattaattaaatactactgcagaattaaaaagtttcaaaacagtaaactaatatttctaacatgtggagatcgtaaatacgaatacaacggaatttgaatggacaaaaacggagttaaaatgaatattataTGAGCAAtttaaaatcagtggcaatcttgt from Sorghum bicolor cultivar BTx623 chromosome 3, Sorghum_bicolor_NCBIv3, whole genome shotgun sequence encodes the following:
- the LOC110433905 gene encoding NAD(P)H dehydrogenase (quinone) FQR1-like — encoded protein: MAVKVYVVYYSTYGHVGKLAEEIKKGASSIEGVEAKIWQVPETLPEEVLGKMGAPPKPDVPVITPQELAEADGILFGFPTRFGMMAAQMKAFFDATGGLWREQSLAGKPAGIFFSTGTQGGGQETTPLTAITQLTHHGMVFVPVGYTFGAKLFGMDQVQGGSPYGAGTFAADGSRWPSEVELEHAFHQGKYFAGIAKKLKGSA
- the LOC110433436 gene encoding transcription factor bHLH112-like isoform X2, which encodes MADQWWESTSHRSHGASACSAAAPPPLTVTGGRVACGWTSPTAAAAESTSSVTFQDPYRSSTHQQPLSDAASSLGDPHMDWTQAFLSGRSDTSFQAVLQEQPPAMNDPLIRDGDMSAGSFLVDQQAQLSPSPSPYGTDPSQAQALFDGTAAVHNISMYGDSESSVTYDATAASMQFSSQLLKTSVPATASTPMQGVGVGAPMQYLSAGSYLPFGGPLPSHLLLQALQAANKPNSRSANANSLTTVKDDCSPPPATRKSVPEPPTTAAKRPRIEAPSPLPTFKVRKEKLGDRITALQQLVSPFGKTDTASVLHEAIEYIKFLHDQVASLSSPYLKNGIPMKQFQHKGSEDSKDNGDTKQDLRSRGLCLVPVASTYTVAAETPEFWHPTFGGTFRW
- the LOC110433436 gene encoding transcription factor bHLH112-like isoform X1; this translates as MADQWWESTSHRSHGASACSAAAPPPLTVTGGRVACGWTSPTAAAAESTSSVTFQDPYRSSTHQQPLSDAASSLGDPHMDWTQAFLSGRSDTSFQAVLQEQPPAMNDPLIRDGDMSAGSFLVDQQAQLSPSPSPYGTDPSQAQALFDGTAAVHNISMYGDSESSVTYDATAASMQFSSQLLKTSVPATASTPMQGVGVGAPMQYLSAGSYLPFGGPLPSHLLLQALQAANKPNSRSANANSLTTVKQDDCSPPPATRKSVPEPPTTAAKRPRIEAPSPLPTFKVRKEKLGDRITALQQLVSPFGKTDTASVLHEAIEYIKFLHDQVASLSSPYLKNGIPMKQFQHKGSEDSKDNGDTKQDLRSRGLCLVPVASTYTVAAETPEFWHPTFGGTFRW
- the LOC110433436 gene encoding transcription factor bHLH112-like isoform X3: MADQWWESTSHRSHGASACSAAAPPPLTVTGGRVACGWTSPTAAAAESTSSVTFQDPYRSSTHQQPLSDAASSLGDPHMDWTQAFLSGRSDTSFQAVLQEQPPAMNDPLIRDGDMSAGSFLVDQQAQLSPSPSPYGTDPSQAQALFDGTAAVHNISMYGDSESSVTYDATAASMQFSSQLLKTSVPATASTPMQGVGVGAPMQYLSAGSYLPFGGPLPSHLLLQALQAANKPNSRSANANSLTTVKQDDCSPPPATRKSVPEPPTTAAKRPRIEAPSPLPTFKVRKEKLGDRITALQQLVSPFGKTDTASVLHEAIEYIKFLHDQVASLSSPYLKNGIPMKQFQHKGSEDSKDNGDTKQDLRSRGLCLVPVASTYTVAAETPEFWHPTFGGTFR